A single region of the Candidatus Omnitrophota bacterium genome encodes:
- a CDS encoding Rieske (2Fe-2S) protein, with the protein QLKAFSAVCTHLNCTVQYDDEASVIWCACHNGKFDLNGRVISGPPPRPLEAYQVNVRGDEVVVSKSS; encoded by the coding sequence GTCAATTGAAAGCCTTCTCCGCCGTGTGCACGCACCTCAACTGCACCGTCCAGTATGATGACGAGGCCAGCGTCATCTGGTGCGCGTGCCATAACGGGAAGTTCGACCTCAACGGCCGGGTGATTTCCGGGCCGCCCCCTCGCCCGCTAGAAGCCTACCAGGTGAACGTCCGCGGCGACGAGGTCGTCGTCTCAAAATCGTCATAA